gttattattttatctcaaaaataaaagaacaacatcaaaaaatatataaaacattttaaaataatcttaaaaatattatttatcatGATTCACTTTCAGTCTTGTTTCAGTTTCTTTTGCTTAATCTCCTGTTCACTTTCTTTCTTTTGAAGCAGTGCATGTTcactttgtttcttttttaatgattCAGGCATTGCCATCGGTGGTGGTCTTGGTAATCTAACCAAAACTTTAAATCCATCATAAATGAACCATTGTGCTGCAGTTAACGTTCCGATCATAATAATTCTCGGAAACAATCCTTTCCAAACGCCCACAAAAccaagtttatttaaaatccccATAGCGCCAAGACCCGGttcttgatttaattttgatactaTAGTATCCGCGGGATGTGAAGCAATCGCACAAAAGATGCCGGCAATATAACCAGCAGAAAAAGTAACAATTAATTGTTCTGCCGCTGTACACTCAGCCCTTGGTTTTGGAACGGCGTATTGATACAAAAGCTCTAATATTCGTtcgaaagaagaaaatttaaccaTTGTATATGGTATTTGTCTTAACCATAATGGCACCAAACTCTTATAGAACGCCTTAATTCCTTCTTCCGCTTTCATTTTTGGGATTGCTTTGCGCATTGTGCCTGCGTAACCCGGAATTGTTTGTATTTTAACTTTCATCGATTCAAATGGGCATAAAGCGACATCGGCTATACACTCAGCTGTGGCCGATGCGGCTAAATAAACGAATGTGCGATATAAATAATAGTTTTCTTCGCTTAAAAATCCGCTGTAAACCACTTTGAACAATTCGTAAAATCCAAATTTTGCAGCTCCTTGAAGAGAATATCCAAAAAAAGTTGGCGCCCATCCTTTAACTAATCCTTTATAACCTTCCTCAGCTAAAGTTAATTGAAAAccatttattatgtttttatatttccCTGGATCAACTTGTAACCGACATTTCACAATATCCAAAGAGATTATTAAGGTGTGAGTTAATCCGCACGCAACTAAACCCCCCAAACCGCACAATGCAAAGTATTTATTAGATCCAAAAGCACAACTTTCGTCATCACGTTTTAGTTGGACTGCAGATGCGGCCCCTATTTGTCGCCatgttattatcaatttttcgtttggaagagtttcttttaaatcagttTGCGAATTTTCCATCGCACAATCTTTTGATAATGAATTCGACAGGCAAAAACTTCAATAGAATTAGTAAATTTGATGACAGAAagttaatgaattttttttttgtttttttttattggcaaACCAAACCAAACCCAAAACATTTAATCCAACTACTAGGAAAATCAAACTATAAAGCAATCCTACTTCGAGCAAACAAAGCTTCCCAAAGAAACTTAACCTCAAAGAAGTACAACTCCGAAACAAGCTAACCCAATTCGACAAGAAAACTAAAGAAATCCTACTCCAaagcatatttttttttattttttattaacgataaaataaggtttatattttataaattttacactTACATGAATGATGTGGCGTCATCTCTGCTTTCACTAcaacattaattaaataaaactacgTTTTTTAAAGGATATAAcgctttattttaattaaagccgATTATAATTCCACTATGCACCAGTTATACATATTCATGAGAATTTCTATTCTTAAGCGACTTTGCTGCTGCTAGTTCTGTTTCCGCAATCCGTCCTCGACTTCTTTCATGGTTCGGCCCTCGTGTTCGTTAGCCTCTGGGAACAGGTCGTCACTGGTAACTACAGCTGGGGAAGAAATTTTTCCCAGTTTTTTCATTACAATCTTGTACCCAAGCCTCCAAGGGACTTCCCATTTCAATGCTTCAGCCCTACCGTTTTCTATAGCGTCAGTAACGAATCTTCTAGGCTTGGATAGGTTTCGCCGTATCCGGTTCTTCTGAAGGTGGAAGTATTACCCGTGTTTAGAACTGTCAAGCCTGTTCAATTGCGGTATTTGGTTGTCTGATTTGGGGCTTTGAAGATACATACGCTCcatttaatatcatatcaaccgtaaattgattattaataaataaaacataataataaataatgaagtCCGCATTATGCGAGACTAAAACTAACTCAAGACGGCGCATCCTAGAGCTGGTGTCCAAAGCTAGACTTGGCTGGACTTAAAAAATTCGACGTTCATATGTCAGTAACCTAACCtatcccaacccaacctaacctataaattcaaaacgctgtcaaaaatgaaaagaaatcgAAAAGATTAAGAATGAATGGCAATTTCTTTATTCattctaattttaatgataaacgTTTCATCCAACGATGAAATTAACACTACACAAATCGCTTCCTGCGACAACCGAATCTTTTGTAACGACCAATAATTATTGTCGGTCATCCAAAGAGCCAACATTTATAACCCATTAAAAGAATTCCTGGATATGAGTATAATCGAAGGAACCACAACGAATTAATGAAAAAGTTCAATCGAAAGCCGACGAAATACGATATGCAAAATTTTTTGGAGAAGCCTTTCCAAAAATCGCGATTAGTCGAAGTTTGGCACCCGGATGATTACAAGGACACCCTGAAAATCATGTCTCAAATCAAAAACGTCGAATACAAAGATATGGCGCGGaaaataatcgaaagttggtCTCGATTAGGGCGCAAAATTAAAGAGGAAGTTTTGACGATGACGATCAGCAGGGGCGCGCCGTGCAGGGGGTGCATCGCACCCGGGCGCGGTCATCCTAGGGGCGCATGTAACGCAATAAAATTGGGCTTTTATATGCAAAGGCGAACTACTGAAATATCAAACATTGGCACAAATATAACAGAGGAAGAAGAATCCGACGTGAAAATTTCAAACGAACCTGAAAATGTCttacattatatttttactaATGATTTATTCAATATGCTTCCTAATATTACTATAGCACTTAGAATATACCTAACATTACCTGTTAGTGTTGCATCAGGAGAGAgatcattttcaaaacttaaaataataaaaacctaTTTAAGAGCAAATATGAGTCCAGAGAGACTTAACAATTTGtctttaataagtaataataataataacaaacactagaaactttcgggttttgccgtgcgtcttttaataaaaggtttgacgtttcggatgccatgttgtaaccttcttcagaaacaggGTTCGAAGTGAAAGCCTTAGTACTTATATTATTAACCTTTATGGGGAGGATATCAACAAACAAATCAAGGATTTGGATAACTCACGAATTAGACAACGCAAGCTGTTGAGCAGTTTGGCCTTTCTACGAAGATGCAGAAAGAAGAAAGTAACGCCAACCTTCTTGAAGATGAAGCACCACATCGACTCCGCTGCAGCATGTAGGATTTTGATTAGGACAGAACAAGCACTGCTACGAGAAAGAATCCACAAGACCTTCAATgatctacaaaaaataaatgagaaGTTACTACGAGTCCACCTCTCACTTTCCAATTGTATATCCGGAGAAGACTGGGACAAAGTGGACAGACTAACAATGGAGAAGGCTAATCGCGAATTTCAGAAGACCCGTGACACATACATCAAGAAGTTTGAATCTCTGGAACGCCGGTCGCAAAAGAAGAAAGGTAATAGTTTACCAGTAGAAACAATCGTCATTAACAGATCGAATATCCCACTAACGAAAGACGAAACCTCTGTGCTCGCCAAAGGATTGAACTACGCACTCGCCCCGAAGAAGGTCCCAAAGGAGGAAATCATCTGCGAAGTGGAAGCAGCTGTTCGAGGGATGCCTACACTGAAAGCCGAAGAGATCCGACAAGAAATTACGAGAGTACTGAAGTCAGCAAAACCACCAAAATCCAACTTGACGGTTGGTGAAAAGAAGGCACTCcgatctataaaagaaaagtcagAAATCGTCGTGTTACCAGCAGACAAGGGGAATGCCACTGTTGTTATGGACAGGAAAGAATACGACGACAAAATGTTGAACCTACTGCACCCAGCCACCTACAGGAAGATCAAGAACCCACAGACAAAATCGtaagaaaaatgaaggaactgataaaatccacaggaattccagcagaaaggtttgtttgtgcaggcgacggtaccaccaagaatctacggactaccgaagattcacaaaccagacgtccccctccgccctatcgtcagcgccatcaactccccaacataccagctggccaaacatcttgcaaagattctgtctccctttacaggtaacacggaatcgtatgtcagcgattctacacattttgtggaatcggtaaaaggtgtaaagctggatgctggggatatgttggtaagtttcgatgtggaatccctttttactagagtaccagttaaggatgctgtagagggtcttcgccgaaaactcattccggagggtttaccagaatacgtgccagatctggtggagtattgTTTATCGTGGgcgtatttcagctggaaaggagaattttacgagcagttcgaaggggcagccatggggtctccactatcgccagttatagctaaCACTTCGAACcctgtttctgaagaaggttgcaacatggcatccgaaacgtcaaaccttttattaaaagacgcacggcaaaacccgaaagtttctagtgttggttctagttttggtttaattcacaccgaccgtgaaagccttcgtacttacaagaaaaaattattaaaaattaattttttataaatattttgcaaattgtaataaattagtataaaaaatatatgtataacatatattttttatacttgtTTTAATTACTTGTTGTTCCAATGTTTGTATCTTGTTTCAATACGAATTTGGGGCGCCAAAAATGAGTTCGCACCCCGGCGATCGTTTACCACGGCGCGTCACTGACGATCAGCAATTTATAGGGAACGTTAACGAGTACTTAATTCGAAACACCCGCGAGTAAATCTAAATCTGGCACTTGGGATTATCAGTACGTTTACGCGAATCTCCAATCCATTATAGTGCATGGTTTAAGAGATACGGGCCAAAAACAAGCTTTAAAACTGATGaatacttttcttaataatttcctTAACGCTTGTCTTATCACATTTAAATCCACCGGAaccttttttgataaatactaCGCCTATACACCCGGACGATATGGTGAAAACAGTGGTAATCCACGTTCGAGCGATTTTGGTTGGACAAATTGATATTTATACTAATTCCTGGGGGTAGAATGGagtgttttaatttaagaaaaataattatattgtacttattcataaatattaaataacaattttattaataacaaaaagttaaaagtGTTTAAGGTTGGGCTATGACAAGTCCCACCTTTGATTTGAAAATGTGTATATTTGTCTTACCAACACAAAGAACAAGaaaaatgaatacaaacaaatccaccacatttttatttaacattccaacaaaaaccaaaaaattatgttaaattatcacaatctttttataattctccatcacctttagcatattttttattacgattatCTTTCCATCCAATATTAGGGCAAAAACACGCCTTTCCTTGGGCGTCTAAATAAGATTTACAACCCAATGTTAAAGTACCAGTAAACAACAACTTTGCAGCCGCCTTacaacctaaaaataaaaaaattaaacatatatcaaacgaaataaaataaaaccaacCTTTAACAACATTCTCCCCAACACTTTTCTGATACTTATCACAATACCTATACAAacactttttaaattcaatatcGCACATTTCTTTGTCTTTGTTACATGTATCGTAGCAAATATCATGATCATCACAACATTTCGTCATATCAGCTATAGGAAGGAATTCGCTTTTAATGCTTAAACCCAACGATCCGCAACCGTCGGCTTTAGGAACGTGGTTTTTATTAGGTCGGGGTTGTACCCCATTCACCGGGCACTTGTAAACACAGTCTTCATTCACAGCCGCATCAAAAACGTCGTTAAGATTCTTGAATTTCTTCGCTACATTGATTATATTCGAGAAGGTGTCACCGAAAACGTTTTGTGCTGAAACGACTGCGTCTCGGATGTTACCCAGAATTCCAGCACCAAAACCCGAATAAACGTAGGTTATAAAGGTGAGCACATAAACAAGAGTTTTCCAAAAATCTAGCTGCATTTTGACTCACAaagataattttgttaaatattcacATTATATAAGCTAAAATAGAAAGTATTTAGTTTCGTGCTAGGTTTATAACCAAATAGAAACTTACACGTAAGTTTTAAACGGATTTTAATTGATGACGATGATTTAATACATGACagatatttttaggttagattaATTGCCAATTTTGAAAGGCtacataaaaaagtaattatttaaagttaaataaaaatatctttaatgtttaattaatattaaatatattattactaaattaataaatatttttaccagtaagttgttaaaattaggtttgataataaattgtgAGGTTAGATTTATGTTTTGACAGgaatatttttaaggttagtTGTCAAAAATTCATTACAAAACTCAAAATCTCTTCCTTAAactcaaatattttaataaaaattatttataatttatttgaattgaTATTAACGACACTTTAAAAACGAAATATCCccaaattatcaataaaaagtaAACATGAGTCATCCTCAAATATACATCTAATCAAGGTTAAATACGTTATTAGTAATCAATTGTACTTGGAACCAAAATGTTTAATTGGAACTCGAAACCAAACCAAAGAGAAGAACAACGTAAAGTTGACCGGCAATTAAGAAAAACCGGTAGAGACTTGGAAAGGGATAAACGAGAGTTGGAACgtgaagagaaaaaaattgtattaaccgaaattatttaatttaattcatttatacaattcagttttaataatttaaggaACTTGAAATTAAACGTTTAGCAGCTGCAGGTAACAAAGAAGGATGTGCCATTTTGGCAAAACAACTAATTCAATTGCGGAAGCAAAAGACACGTGTGTTCGCAATGAACAGTAAAATACAAGGTGTTGGGATTCAGAGCAAAAATATGCAGGCTAACGTCAAATTAGCAAACACAATGGGTTTAGCTAGTAAAACCATGGCTGATATGAACAACGTTTTAAACCCGGCTCAAGTCGGTGCAATGGCAAACTCATTTTCtaaggaaaatatgaaaatggaAATGACGGAAGAAATGAGTGAgttaaaacgaaattatttaattgttcaatttaatcttcttttttttttagttaatgaTACGTTTGATGATATCTTAAACGAATCTGATGATGAAGAACAGAGTGATGCGATTGTTAACCAAGTTCTCGATGAGATTGGTATTGAGATAAGTGGAAAGGTAGGGTttggataaaattaattgcttttttaatcaaattgaaacttattattatttttagatgtCGGATGCTCCGAGTCCTAGTAAAGGCAAATTGGGTGAAAGTTCTAAAGCTAAAACGACCGATGATGATATTTTAGAGCAATTAGCTAAGTTACGAAATTAAAGTTatgttaaatatattaaatttgtaaattaatttgggttgggatttattatttatttttatattaattaagaatttacCAAATGTATTATTGAATACACCATTATGTATGAGTAAAGAATTTGTTAAAGTCTAAGTACTCAATACTTTATTTAGTCTTACCTCCACTCAACCTATCGTGCAACATGTTCTCAGATGCTTCTTGCCATGCACCCTTAACCCTTCTCTCAATATTCCTCTTAACTTTCATTAGGTGGTAAACAAGTCTAAAAtcgcttttaataaaagcagATCCCAGCCTTTAATCACCAAAACGcgttattgttgaaaattaattaggAAAAAAGCGAATGATGTTATGATGTGAGGTTATAGAAGGATTTATACCAATATAATAACGCAAAACATGTTTCTTGTACAACACCCCTAAATCCTTgatataaattacaaaataaaactatttaaataGTCAGTAGTTATgaagaaattgatttatattcAGTATTTTGCTCATTTCGaaggttttaataaatcatccgGCTATTTTTCATGGTAACATGTAACGTGTTTTTCCACTTACTCAAGCGATTCCAAGACTTTTCTGagtattcattttttaaatttgccttCTGGTTTTGAGCAggtataaaaactaaaaacctGTCTGCGCTTAATCAGTTCTCAAGCAATCTTTACTCACCACTAAACATTTCTCAACCTAATTTCGATAATTATGTGAGCATTTATTGATATGAATTTTAACGTATATTAACTTTCTTGTATTTACAGATTGGAACAAGTGTAAAAAGTGTGGAATAATGAAGTGTTTCTTCCTAATGATTATTTCAATCATTGCTTTTATACTACTTGTTCAAGCAGACGAAAACACCAATCGTATTGAAGATGGCTTTGATAAATTGCCTtacaagaaatttttttttttaccatatAAAACCAAAAGCATTTGTACCTGTATTCACCGAGATTGGTGTGCTTCCTTATCTGAAATACATACAGAAGTAACATGTGATGATTTATTACATGTATGCTGTACAGAAGCTATTCAAGATTATTCAAATGAGGTGATCAATGAGGAAACTATTCAGGGGGTAGTTGAGAAGTTTAATGATGTGTATGATGAAAACTTTAATGAGGAGTCAAGTAAAGAATTAAGTGAGAAGTCAAGTGAGGAGTTAATTGCGGAACCAACTGAAGAATTAATTGAGAAATCAACTGAGAAATTAGTTGAGGAACCAACTGAAGAATTAATCGAAAAATCAACTCAGAAATTAATTGGGGAACCAACGGAAGAATTAATCAAGTACTCAACTGAGGAATTAGAGGGAATAAACCtctttaaaatatataggTCAGATGCCATACGTAAATAacaaactttaacattaataagAAGGTGTTGGATATAAAGGATTAATttgtatttcaaatttttaataaacttgtAATGAAGTTATTGATGACTTTGAATTTTTACACCTCAAACTCTTTAATCAATTCAAAGAAATcattcaacaaaaaagttgttattgaAGCAATGCTAATGCATGTCATGAGTAATACAAACGATGCACTATTTTTAATCTAATCAACAAAACACAGATTACTCTGTGCAACAAAACAACTtataatttatacaaaaagaaataggATAAGGCTAGGCACACACGGTCGATTTTCAGTCGGCCGATAGTTAAGTCGATGGACATAAATGTATTAACTTTAATGTATGTGCACATACAACACAACTGCAGATCAActcaatttttagaattaaacttAATATATTTCTGCCCATCGACTAAACTATCGGTCGACTTACTCATGAAATAATGTTGCGGTTTTAAACTGgtattaaaacgttaaaaccGGTTTGTTTAAGACCAGTTTATATTCAAACTCCTAAGAATCTCAACAAATATTCTTtaagattttgtttttgtaat
This region of Onthophagus taurus isolate NC chromosome 3, IU_Otau_3.0, whole genome shotgun sequence genomic DNA includes:
- the LOC111429045 gene encoding charged multivesicular body protein 2b, encoding MFNWNSKPNQREEQRKVDRQLRKTGRDLERDKRELEREEKKIELEIKRLAAAGNKEGCAILAKQLIQLRKQKTRVFAMNSKIQGVGIQSKNMQANVKLANTMGLASKTMADMNNVLNPAQVGAMANSFSKENMKMEMTEEMINDTFDDILNESDDEEQSDAIVNQVLDEIGIEISGKMSDAPSPSKGKLGESSKAKTTDDDILEQLAKLRN
- the LOC111429062 gene encoding solute carrier family 25 member 3-like: MENSQTDLKETLPNEKLIITWRQIGAASAVQLKRDDESCAFGSNKYFALCGLGGLVACGLTHTLIISLDIVKCRLQVDPGKYKNIINGFQLTLAEEGYKGLVKGWAPTFFGYSLQGAAKFGFYELFKVVYSGFLSEENYYLYRTFVYLAASATAECIADVALCPFESMKVKIQTIPGYAGTMRKAIPKMKAEEGIKAFYKSLVPLWLRQIPYTMVKFSSFERILELLYQYAVPKPRAECTAAEQLIVTFSAGYIAGIFCAIASHPADTIVSKLNQEPGLGAMGILNKLGFVGVWKGLFPRIIMIGTLTAAQWFIYDGFKVLVRLPRPPPMAMPESLKKKQSEHALLQKKESEQEIKQKKLKQD
- the LOC139429295 gene encoding uncharacterized protein — protein: MEKANREFQKTRDTYIKKFESLERRSQKKKGNSLPVETIVINRSNIPLTKDETSVLAKGLNYALAPKKVPKEEIICEVEAAVRGMPTLKAEEIRQEITRVLKSAKPPKSNLTVGEKKALRSIKEKSEIVVLPADKGNATVVMDRKEYDDKMLNLLHPATYRKIKNPQTKS
- the LOC111429046 gene encoding group XIIA secretory phospholipase A2 yields the protein MQLDFWKTLVYVLTFITYVYSGFGAGILGNIRDAVVSAQNVFGDTFSNIINVAKKFKNLNDVFDAAVNEDCVYKCPVNGVQPRPNKNHVPKADGCGSLGLSIKSEFLPIADMTKCCDDHDICYDTCNKDKEMCDIEFKKCLYRYCDKYQKSVGENVVKGCKAAAKLLFTGTLTLGCKSYLDAQGKACFCPNIGWKDNRNKKYAKGDGEL